The segment TTCCTCCGAAATTGGAATCCTATCTAGTCCTCGATCATCTTAACTTGGCGGAAACAACTTAAATGGCTCCATTCCAATATGGTTGAGGCAAGGTGAAAATCTCTTGAACCGAATTTGAGTGTCAATAGATTGAGTGGAGGAATTCCTTCCGAGGTTGGCAGCTTGTCTTTTCTTCAAATTCTTGATCTCAATCGAATTTTCTCGATGGGTAAAATACCGAAGGTAGTTGGGAACTTGAAATCTTTAGAAAAGCTGAACTTCTCTCACAATAAGCTTTTCGGTTTTATTCCCTCAACTTTTGATGATATGTTAAACTTAACATCTGTTGATGTATCCGACAATCAGTTGGAGGGTCCTCTTCCAGACAACAAGGCCTTTCGAGAGGCTTCATTTGAGGCTTTCAGAAACAACAAAGGCTTGCGCGGTAATATCACAGGTTTGGAAGTATGTTCTTCCCAATTAAGCAGTAATGTTGATCGGAAAAAGAATAGCAAAATTGTGATTGCAACTGTAGTCCCTATTTTATTCACACTGCTTTTTGTATTTGTTGTCTTTgggattctttcttcttcaaaacgAAGAGAAAGGAATACCGAGAACACACCAAGGGTAGTAGCAAGTGATAATCTGTTTTCAGTTTGTAACTATGATGggaaaatgatgtataaaatcaTAGTTGAAGCAACTGAAGAATTTGACTCCAAATACTGCATTGGAGTTGGGGGATATGGAAGTGTTTACAAGACACAATTGTCTGATGGTCAAATTGTTGCTGTGAAAAAACTTCACCCACTTCCAGAAGGTGGGGTGGGAGATCAGAAAGCTTTCAACAGTGAGATTCGGGCCTTGACTGAAATACGCCATCGCAATATTCTGAAACTTCATGGTTTCTGTTCCCATCCCCAACACTTGATTTTGGTATACGAGTTCTTGGAAGGGGGAAGCCTGGAGAAGATACTGAGGATTAATGAACAAGCAATGGAATTTGATTGGATTAAGAGGGTAAATGTTGTCAAAGGCATGGCTAATGCTGTGGCCTATATGCACCATGACTGCTCCCCTCCTATTGTCCATCGTGACATTTCAAGCAAGAACATTCTGCTAGATTCAGACAATGAGGCTCATGTTGCAGACTTTGGCAATGCCCGGCTTCTAAAGCCTGATTCATCCAATTGGACCTCATTTAGAGGCACTTTTGGTTACATTGCTCTAGGTatgctttgttttctttttttaagcTACAATTGTTGATAAAGTGAATTGTTAAACACGAGCTGAAATCATAACCATGCACTTGATCTCGCTTTTTGTTTTGTAGAGCTTGCTTACACCATGCAAGTGattgaaaaatgtgatgtatttaGCTTTGGAGTGGTGACACTGGAAACGCTTATGGGAAGGCATCCTGGGGATATGGTATCTTTCCTGTCATCATCAGTTTCTTCACTCACACCATCATTTTCATCATCAGTACCCTTCAATCAGTTACTACTGAAGGCTCTGTTAGACCAGCGTCTTCCATCTCCTAGGGAAAAAATAGCATCGGAAGTGGTCTTCGCTGTAAAACTTGCATCTCTATGCCTACATGCCACTCCACAATCTCGACCAAGTATGCAACAAGTTTCTCAGGAGCTGTCAACTCGGAATCCACCCTCGGTGAAGCAATTTCACACAATAACAATAAGCCAATTGTTTGATTCCAGCTGTTATACATCCTGAAGCCTGGCATGAAatactcccttttttttttttttggttctgtTCTGATTCTGCATTTCCTTGATTTCCCATGTTTTTATCACTTGATGTTCCAATTAGTTTGTATTATCCAAATTGGATTTGTCTGAATCCTAGAAGACATCGACCAAAAAATAAAAGGTTAGCAGACAGTTTAGACGTTGAATTGATAATttcttttattatccttaaaGGACACAAATTTGGAATTCATTCTTCACAGAATTGCAAGGACTATTATGCGTGTAAATACATGGATCCTTCAATTCTAGAAGAGATTTCTCAACAATCTCTCAAGGGTCTTATACAAAATAGTAATGGAACCAATTAACAAGTAAACATAGCCAGCAACCACCATAGAACCTGTATGGAGGCGGCTAAGATAATTAACAATTTCTATGATCATAGATTCAAAACTGAACCCCAAACGGTAATTCGCCGATTTCCTCTGTTTTGTGTAATCTGAACATCCTTGTAATGAAACAAACTAAATCTTCCTCAAGTTGCAATATCAGATCAATCAATCTTCACAGATGAGTAGATGAGCCTTGTGAACCAGAAGCAAGCATAGAAACCAATTGTACCAGTTAGCACGAAGAATGAGTAAGATATTATCAACATATACCCAAAGTATAAAACCCCAGATACTGCCTTTGTGATCTCAAGCTTTGTAAAGAAGTAGAAGGCAGCATAGAGGAATAAGTAAAATGCTGAAGAACCCGAAGTCAAGTATGATCTCCACCACCATAGGTAATCCTCACTGCATAGCTGGAAGTAGCAGAGTACGACTGTGATCTCGGCACAAGTGATAATAAGAATGACAAAGACAATGAAGAGGAAGCCAAATATGTAATAGAACTGATGCAACCATATTGAAGTGAGGATGAAAAAGAGCTCAATGAAAACAGCCCCGAATGGAAGTATACCCCCAATTAGGATGGAGAAGGCTGGGTTCATGTACCAAGCCTGTTCTGGAATTTGCCTTGGGATTTTATTAGTTTTCACTGGATCCTCAGTTGCTGGCTTCTTAAAACCAAAATAACTACCCACAAAAACGAGTGGTACTGAGATTCCAAACCACAACAATACCAATGCAAACATGGTTCCAAATGGCACCGCTCCCGAAGATTTCTGGCCCCATATCAGAGCATTCAAGACAAAGAAAATGGCAAATACAGTTGCAGGGAACATAAATGCTGTTTTGAGTGTAATTTTCTTCCATTCTGTTCCCTTGAACAGCTTATAGAGACGAGCTGAGGAATATCCAGCAAACAGGCCCATGAAGACCCAGAGTAGGAGCATGGCTGTCATTAACCCACCTCTATTTGAGGGGGACAGAATGCCAAGGAGAGCAAAGATCATCATAACAAGAATCATACCAAAAAATTGAACCCCTGTTCCCACATACACACAGAGTAAGTCAGAATTGGCTGGAGGCCTGAAAACATCCCCATGGACCAGCTTCCACCCTGTCTCATCCTGGGCTTCTTCTTGGGTTTCGAGTTGGTTATACTTGGAGATATCCCGATAAAGAGTACGAAGCATGATCATAGCCACCATCCCTGAGAGGAAAAGTATGATCATCAATGAATTAACAATTGAGAACCAATGGATCTGATCATCAGCCATTAGAAGATAGGTATCCCATCGGGATGCCCACTTTATATCACTTTCCTGCAAGATGATAACAATTAGTTTGTTGATTAGCCAAACTACATGGTATTCTTATTTTACAAAGAGAGACACAAGGCCGACCTGGAACTCAacatcatatgtaaatatgatCTCCTTTTTTTCTTCAACCTCTTGAGGAGATTCAGAACTAGTAACAGCACGTTTTGCATGGGGATCACAGGTTGTCAGACGGGTCTTCTCATTCCACTCACCTTCGTGTTCATGTTTAACACTGCATTGTACATTCATGAAATTGGTTCGGTAAGAAATGTACAAAATAAAACTAGTGGTAAGAGAGGGTAACAGATATGCCTCGCATTGTACATTCATGAAATTGGTTCGGTAAGAAATGTACAAAATAAAACCAGTGGTAATAGAGGGTAACAGATATGCCTCTATCATAGAGAATGAAATTTTTTAACCTGAATGGTTTGACCTCAAATCCAACAATCCTTGCAGAGCCTGACAATGGATCCTTGTGATATTTGACTGTAAAAGTCAAGTGATTGTGGATAAAGTGTTTTTCTTCCTTGCTCTACAAGTAAGGAAACCAAACCAGCACTGCTTGCATCATCAAATGGCAAAAatgataataacaaaaaaaaaaaaagttctaaATAGATGCCAAAAAATCTAGCACTTACCCCAGCATACTGTCCTCTGAGACCAACATGATATCCATACTGATACACTACAGCATTTTCCTGATCAGGCCTTCTTATAGGAACAACCAATGGAAGGTTATCCAAAATCCTGTTGCAAACATATCATAGATATCACTTACtaaaagaagaaaggggaaactaCAAATAAGATTATCAAGAATGAGATCCTCACATGTTAACTCGATACTCATCGTTGATCTTCTCCTTGAAAGCCTTTGCAGCTTTTTTATCAAGAATTTTACGACATACAATATTGCACATTTGTGGTTCTCTCATTTTAAACTGTAAACAAATAATCCCTCTCAATCACTGAAAAAACAAGGCCCAGAAAAGAGATATAAAGAAGTGATCTTAGAGTCCAAACGCACCACATAAGGAGAGTTTTCAATACGATCACCACGGAGGACTTCCCCAAGATTCTCTGCACTGTCAACTATATGCTCAGGCTGACAAAAGGGTAGGAAATAATAGGAATAAGGAAGTTGAGTTTTAGTTGAAGTCAGCTTATTCACTTTCACCAACAATGGATCTCCCTGCATAAATACAGAGACAAGTTGGTTAAAGCAAAGATCCCGTAGACTGATAATTGGGAATGACAGATTCAGTAAGCTTTAATCaacatttaaatttcataaataatcttCAAATGTTAAGCCAAATTGACCATATAGAactaaggaaaaaaataaaagctTGAAACTTAACAGACTTAATTTCCAAAGAATCATCGTATCCAAATTCATTAAACCGAAACACCTATTAATTCTAGAGATCATAAAATACAGATCTAAACAAAACCCAATAACAGAACGGAAAATCCAAGTCAACCCAAAGATCCAAAGCACACGATAATGCAAACATTAACTTACATGCATGTCCCATGCATGCATCTGATGAAACTGACCTTTTTGAAATCTTCAGGAGCAACACCAGGGAGGTAGAAACAATGGGCTCGAAGGAAGAAGAGAGCTACCAAAGAGAATATCCATGCGACGTCAAACCTATGACCCGCCATGGTTTCTGTCCGGATCTAGATCCGTTTCCCAGATTCCCACTTtccaaaggaattaaaaagaagaaacaaaaaaacCTTACTTTACTGAGTTGAATTTTCTTGTTTGTGAGCGAAGAAATGAAGAGAAAGTGAGGgacaaagagaagaaaaagggTGGTTCGTTGGTAAGCACGAGACGAAAGCCCTGCGGAGAGAGAGCAGTCAGAAACTATACGTTTATAGAGGGACCCTTCCTTCCCTAGTCACCAACCGTCTGATTTAAATTCTCTGGTTTTCGATGTACGGTCTTGATCTTCATCAGGTGACCTTGACGGTGACAGTTTGGAGCCATAGGGTTTACATATGTTCTTCGTGTTTGTGTCAGTCTAATTTTCAGTCTATTCCTAGAAATGAAAACatgaataaattattattattgacAAAGGAAGAATTTTCAGATTGATGAGCccattttttatttctcataaaTGAGAATAATAAATAATTGGTAAAAACCCTCACTGGTCCCTCTTAATTTCGATATTGGTCAAATTGACCCCTCTAAAAAAGTAATTTAACCCCTATCAATTTTGAAAGTAAGACAATTAAAAAGTTTACTTTTTCATTAATTTATTCTACgttttaattgatataataacaaatttaactttcAATACTTTCAAATTCTATCATTTTGGTATCGATCAGAGGCGAAGTTAGGAGGGCTAGCAGGGCCCCAGCctcccctaaaatgaaaaattattatttaagccctttaaaattttttaaaattttaaattagtaaagataaaatttcaCTTTGACCctcctaaaattaaaaaatttgatttaatcctttaaaattataaagatatagactataaaaaattaaaatttcattcggcccCCTCTAAAAAATCGTTCTGGCTTCGCCACTAGTATCGATTATGAAAATTCAACAAAGTGCTCATTGGATATCAACAAATTTAGAATCAGGATTAAATTGACAGAATATGTAAATAGTGAAGGCTAAActtgttaagttttttttagaattaggataaaattgatagaatatataaatattaagggcTATTATACCAACCAAAAGTATGATAACTCGATAAAGTAGTGAACACCGTAATTAATTGTTCATGATTGCTCACTCGAattttaaaaggactaaattactctatttttttaaaataaatcaatttatttaatatcaaaattaaaaaacACCATATAaattatctacctaaataactcTTAATATCTATCAGATTTATCTAGAAAAGCAAATTTATTTAGACCTCTAAAACGTGTATGATTGATTCTGATACATTTTccttttatattataataattggCATAAACTAATAAATTATaaatcacattttcacatttttccctatcaaataataagatcataattaatttattactattttcattatttatttatttatgtgtttAATATAAAGAAAAAGGGTATTTAAGTTATAAGCTCATTAAACCCAAAGAATAGACATGAAAGGACTGGATCTGTTCATGCACATTATGATGATCAAAACCCAAACGCAATAACTTCTAAAATTattactagaaaaaaaaaaaaaaagaagagaggttCATTTAAATATATGAGATTTGGTGTTTATAAAGTTGGTGAGTGATCAATCTCTAGATTAGGTGTGATGATCCAACTACGCTTAACTTAAAGATGTTGGATCTAATGGTAGTTTAAATAACAACTATCATCACAAAAAAGTAAGAACACTTTTTTTCGAAGGCAAAATCTCCCTTTCTTAATATCAAATATTGTCTTATTATCCTAAAGTTTGCTGATTTGTTATAAGCATTTTATAAATCAATTACAGAGCTATTTTTTCTATAAGCATATACTGCAGCATAGCTTGAATGATGATAACCCTCATGTCTCCCACCACAACTTGTTCTCTGCACATATGTAATTGAAACAAGTGAACAGGAAAGAGCTCAGCCACTATGATGAAGAAGATTTAAGTGCAGATACTCTATTGTAGTAAACTAACACAGAAAAGAAGATAAGTTATTCAATGCCAGGCTACCAATTGGTGTGCTCGAAATTGGGAAGGTTTAGGAGAAAAAAGGCTTTGATAATATCTCCAGGTCTCACGTGTCATGTTTTCACAAGATGCAACAATAAAAGATCCAGTGCGGAAATTGGAAAAGAAAATGCaaatgaaagaataaataaaaacataataaagaaaaGCTGCTCCTGGGGGTTTGATTTGCGCGAGGACTTTTGCTGTACCAAGAAGTGCTGCAGAACCTTCCGTGTCAGTTTTCATGTTCTCAGTCGAGCAACCAAGTCCGGTCTTGATATTGTGGCCACCACGAACAACATTTAAGACAAGCAGTATGAACTTGAAAAGAAAAAAGGCAGGCATCTAATCTCTATCCTTGCTTTGTTTCCTAAAGTAACTGATTATAAATGTATCTTCTTGTTAGAATATGTTTATGTAAGTATATGTGAAATTACCTGTCAAGAGTTGATCCTTTTCCAACTAGTGATAACTTAGCTTTAATAGGTCCACTTGGGGGTTTGTAGCACAAATGGATGAGATAAGGGGAATCTACAGATGTTGCAGCAACACCCATATAAGATCTCATCTTCAACTCCTTCCATTGCTCTACTGTCGAGATGTTTATATGTAGAATATCGTTGTACCAGGAAGCAATATTTGAAGCCTCTGCAGCAACGTAAAATTAAAGATTAATCATCCTTACTAATAACTGTTAAAAGAAAGGATGGTTTAACAAAAAATGCAAGGATAATGCTTGTACGAACCAAAATTAACCAATGGAAAAAGCGAATCCAAGGATCTAACTAGGGTCATCTTATAACATACGTACTAAAAGCTGACCAACGTAGTTAGCTAATTCTTGCTCCTTTTATTTCAGAATTGCGCCTACAC is part of the Gossypium arboreum isolate Shixiya-1 chromosome 5, ASM2569848v2, whole genome shotgun sequence genome and harbors:
- the LOC108470408 gene encoding transmembrane 9 superfamily member 10-like, with product MAGHRFDVAWIFSLVALFFLRAHCFYLPGVAPEDFKKGDPLLVKVNKLTSTKTQLPYSYYFLPFCQPEHIVDSAENLGEVLRGDRIENSPYVFKMREPQMCNIVCRKILDKKAAKAFKEKINDEYRVNMILDNLPLVVPIRRPDQENAVVYQYGYHVGLRGQYAGSKEEKHFIHNHLTFTVKYHKDPLSGSARIVGFEVKPFSVKHEHEGEWNEKTRLTTCDPHAKRAVTSSESPQEVEEKKEIIFTYDVEFQESDIKWASRWDTYLLMADDQIHWFSIVNSLMIILFLSGMVAMIMLRTLYRDISKYNQLETQEEAQDETGWKLVHGDVFRPPANSDLLCVYVGTGVQFFGMILVMMIFALLGILSPSNRGGLMTAMLLLWVFMGLFAGYSSARLYKLFKGTEWKKITLKTAFMFPATVFAIFFVLNALIWGQKSSGAVPFGTMFALVLLWFGISVPLVFVGSYFGFKKPATEDPVKTNKIPRQIPEQAWYMNPAFSILIGGILPFGAVFIELFFILTSIWLHQFYYIFGFLFIVFVILIITCAEITVVLCYFQLCSEDYLWWWRSYLTSGSSAFYLFLYAAFYFFTKLEITKAVSGVLYFGYMLIISYSFFVLTGTIGFYACFWFTRLIYSSVKID
- the LOC108473098 gene encoding putative leucine aminopeptidase 1 — translated: MTLVRSLDSLFPLVNFEASNIASWYNDILHINISTVEQWKELKMRSYMGVAATSVDSPYLIHLCYKPPSGPIKAKLSLVGKGSTLDREQVVVGDMRVIIIQAMLQYMLIEKIAL